AGTAGTTTCTATAGATGATGTTACTTCGTAACATGAAACGCCCCCGGTATACATCGGGGTTATTTGTTGGAAGATTTTCATTAATCTTGTTATGATATGGCACATAAAAAGGCTGGTGGTAGTAAAGCAAGACAAGGCGGTAATGTAGCGGGAAAACGCTTGGGTGTAAAAGTGTATGGTGATCAGGCCATAAAATGCGGGGGTATTGTTGTAAGGCAACGAGGATCGACTCACAAACCAGGGAAAAACGCTGGAATGGGAAGGGACTTTACCATATTTGCTAAAAAATCGGGGTTGGTTTCCTTTAGAAAAAAAGGTGCTAAGAGTTTTGTGGATATTGTTTAATATTTAGGACTTTCTATTAGTGCCAA
This window of the Patescibacteria group bacterium genome carries:
- a CDS encoding bL27 family ribosomal protein, producing the protein MAHKKAGGSKARQGGNVAGKRLGVKVYGDQAIKCGGIVVRQRGSTHKPGKNAGMGRDFTIFAKKSGLVSFRKKGAKSFVDIV